A genomic stretch from Burkholderia pyrrocinia includes:
- a CDS encoding coniferyl aldehyde dehydrogenase — MKNDLPELAPQALSPADALTSLLRDQRAAYLRAPYPAWETRVQHLRALRTMLIDNADALAEAISADFGHRAKQEVLLSEIWMAKEEIDDALKHGKRWMKPIRKPMNKWLRPARAKVIPQPLGVVGIVVPWNYPVLLAAGPLICALAAGNRAIVKMSELTPRTSALFEQLIAKTFTRDHVAVVNGDAEVGAAFSGLPFDHLLFTGSTQVGRHVMRAAADNLTPVTLELGGKSPAIVGPNARFDAAVDAIVAGKTLNAGQTCIAPDYVLLPRGMEAAFIERARARFAKMYPDLSTNGDYTTIVSPRHYARLQQLASDAQAAGAQLHPLSDAQSDPASRRFVPCAVTQVPAASQLMQEEIFGPLLPLVPYERLDEAIAYVNARPRPLALYLFDEDGGTIDRVMHETISGGVSVNETLMHIACGSLPFGGVGASGMGAYHGYDGFVTFSKMKPVLTQPRLNARNLLAPPYGKRFAALIKLMLKF, encoded by the coding sequence ATGAAGAACGACCTGCCCGAACTGGCACCGCAAGCACTGTCGCCGGCCGATGCGCTGACGTCGCTGCTGCGCGACCAGCGCGCGGCCTACCTGCGCGCACCGTACCCGGCATGGGAAACGCGCGTGCAGCACCTGCGCGCGCTGCGCACGATGCTGATCGACAACGCGGACGCGCTCGCCGAAGCGATCAGCGCCGATTTCGGCCATCGCGCGAAGCAGGAAGTGCTGCTGTCGGAAATCTGGATGGCGAAGGAAGAGATCGACGACGCGCTCAAGCACGGCAAGCGCTGGATGAAGCCGATCCGCAAGCCGATGAACAAGTGGCTGCGCCCGGCGCGCGCGAAGGTGATTCCGCAGCCGCTCGGCGTGGTCGGCATCGTCGTGCCGTGGAACTACCCGGTGCTGCTCGCGGCCGGCCCGCTGATCTGCGCGCTCGCGGCCGGCAACCGCGCGATCGTCAAGATGTCCGAACTGACGCCGCGCACGTCGGCGCTGTTCGAGCAACTGATCGCGAAGACCTTCACGCGCGACCACGTCGCGGTCGTGAACGGCGATGCGGAGGTCGGCGCCGCGTTCAGCGGGCTGCCGTTCGATCATCTGCTGTTCACCGGCTCGACGCAGGTCGGCCGCCACGTGATGCGCGCGGCCGCCGACAATCTCACGCCCGTCACGCTCGAACTCGGCGGCAAGTCGCCGGCGATCGTCGGACCGAATGCGCGCTTCGACGCGGCCGTCGACGCGATCGTCGCGGGCAAGACGCTGAACGCGGGCCAGACCTGCATCGCACCCGACTACGTGTTGCTGCCGCGCGGCATGGAAGCCGCGTTCATCGAGCGCGCGCGAGCACGATTCGCGAAGATGTATCCCGACCTGTCGACCAACGGCGACTACACGACGATCGTGTCGCCGCGCCATTACGCGCGGCTGCAGCAACTCGCGAGCGATGCGCAGGCGGCCGGCGCGCAACTGCACCCGCTGTCCGACGCGCAGTCCGACCCCGCGTCGCGCCGCTTCGTGCCGTGCGCGGTCACGCAGGTGCCGGCCGCGTCACAACTGATGCAGGAGGAAATCTTCGGGCCGCTGCTGCCGCTCGTGCCGTACGAGCGGCTCGACGAGGCGATTGCATACGTGAATGCGCGCCCGCGTCCGCTCGCGCTCTATCTCTTCGACGAGGACGGCGGCACGATCGACCGCGTGATGCACGAAACGATCTCGGGTGGCGTGTCGGTCAACGAAACGCTGATGCACATTGCGTGCGGCAGCCTGCCGTTCGGCGGCGTCGGTGCGAGCGGCATGGGTGCGTACCACGGCTACGACGGCTTCGTGACGTTCTCGAAGATGAAGCCCGTGCTCACGCAGCCGCGCCTGAACGCACGCAACCTGCTCGCGCCGCCGTACGGCAAGCGCTTCGCCGCGCTGATCAAGCTGATGCTGAAGTTCTGA
- a CDS encoding serine/threonine protein kinase, protein MTDATSAPASPAGPPFAGLTPECVLDALDSVLMPAGLRTDGRLLALNSYENRVYQVGIEDGPPVVAKFYRPARWSDDAILEEHAFVAELAEREIPAVPARTFDGRTLHAFDGFRFSIFERRGGRAPDLDRSDTLEWLGRFIGRIHAVGATQPYVARPVLDIDTFGYEPRDYLLAHDFIPDDVRPAYETAVTLALEGVEAAFERAGEIRLLRTHGDCHPSNVLWTDGGPHFVDFDDSRMAPAIQDLWLLLPGDREGASRALADLLAGYEDFCEFEPRELHLVEALRTLRLIHYAAWLARRWDDPAFPAAFPWFNTHRYWEARVLELREQIGAMQEGPLWPV, encoded by the coding sequence ATGACAGACGCCACTTCCGCTCCCGCTTCTCCCGCCGGCCCGCCGTTCGCCGGCCTCACGCCCGAGTGCGTGCTCGACGCGCTCGACAGCGTGCTGATGCCGGCCGGCCTGCGCACCGACGGGCGCCTGCTCGCCCTCAACAGCTACGAAAACCGCGTCTACCAGGTCGGCATCGAAGACGGCCCGCCGGTCGTCGCGAAGTTCTACCGCCCGGCGCGCTGGTCGGACGATGCGATCCTCGAAGAGCACGCGTTCGTCGCCGAACTCGCCGAGCGCGAGATTCCGGCGGTGCCTGCGCGCACGTTCGACGGCCGCACGCTGCACGCGTTCGACGGCTTCCGTTTCTCGATCTTCGAGCGGCGCGGCGGCCGCGCACCCGATCTCGATCGCAGCGACACGCTCGAATGGCTCGGCCGCTTCATCGGCCGGATTCATGCGGTCGGCGCGACGCAGCCGTATGTCGCGCGTCCCGTGCTCGATATCGATACGTTCGGCTACGAGCCGCGCGACTACCTGCTCGCGCACGATTTCATTCCGGATGACGTACGACCCGCGTACGAGACGGCGGTCACGCTCGCGCTCGAAGGTGTCGAGGCCGCGTTCGAACGTGCGGGCGAGATCCGCCTGCTGCGCACGCACGGCGACTGTCATCCGAGCAACGTGCTGTGGACCGATGGCGGCCCGCATTTCGTCGATTTCGACGACAGCCGGATGGCGCCCGCGATCCAGGATCTGTGGCTGCTGCTGCCGGGTGATCGCGAAGGCGCGTCGCGCGCGCTGGCGGACCTGCTGGCCGGCTACGAGGATTTCTGCGAATTCGAGCCGCGCGAGCTGCATCTCGTCGAAGCGCTGCGCACGCTGCGGCTGATCCACTACGCGGCATGGCTCGCACGGCGCTGGGACGATCCCGCGTTCCCGGCCGCGTTTCCGTGGTTCAACACGCATCGTTACTGGGAAGCGCGCGTGCTCGAACTGCGCGAGCAGATCGGCGCGATGCAGGAAGGGCCGCTCTGGCCCGTGTGA
- a CDS encoding DMT family transporter, protein MVSFKRALAAHGATSLFVLLWSSGAIFAELGLRHASAFVFLTARFALASLVLLALAFMRKRWLPPRGERRMAALTGLLMMGGYSIFYLLALERGIAPGVLATILGVQPILTLAIVERRWQPMRVAGLALSLAGLALVVCRGVGDAGLPLAGIACALTALVALTVGSLLQKRVRAAPADVLPLQNAIGLALCVAIVPFRPISFDMSWAFVVPLLWLGIVISVIAQLLFYRLMQRGDLVNVTSLFYLVPVVTTLMDAVWLGNRPEPLALAGMGAIIAGLALVFRAPAARTQPDRT, encoded by the coding sequence ATGGTTTCGTTCAAACGCGCGCTTGCCGCGCATGGAGCGACGTCGCTCTTCGTGCTGCTGTGGAGCAGCGGCGCGATCTTCGCCGAACTCGGTCTGCGTCACGCATCCGCGTTCGTCTTTCTCACCGCGCGTTTCGCGCTCGCGTCGCTCGTGCTGCTCGCACTGGCCTTCATGCGCAAACGCTGGCTGCCGCCGCGCGGCGAGCGGCGCATGGCCGCGCTGACCGGCTTGCTGATGATGGGCGGCTATTCGATCTTCTATCTGCTCGCGCTCGAGCGCGGGATCGCGCCGGGTGTGCTCGCAACGATCCTCGGCGTGCAGCCGATCCTCACGCTGGCGATCGTCGAGCGGCGCTGGCAGCCCATGCGCGTCGCGGGGCTCGCGCTGTCGCTGGCCGGCCTCGCGCTCGTCGTATGTCGCGGCGTGGGCGATGCCGGCCTGCCGCTCGCGGGCATCGCGTGCGCGCTCACGGCACTCGTCGCGCTGACCGTCGGCTCGCTGCTGCAAAAGCGCGTACGCGCGGCACCCGCCGACGTGCTGCCGCTGCAGAATGCGATCGGCCTCGCGCTGTGCGTGGCGATCGTGCCGTTCCGGCCGATTTCGTTCGACATGAGCTGGGCGTTCGTCGTGCCGCTCCTGTGGCTCGGCATCGTGATTTCGGTGATCGCGCAACTGCTGTTCTACCGGTTGATGCAGCGCGGCGATCTCGTCAACGTGACGAGCCTGTTCTATCTCGTGCCCGTCGTCACCACGCTGATGGATGCCGTGTGGCTCGGCAACCGGCCCGAACCGCTCGCGCTCGCCGGCATGGGCGCGATCATCGCGGGGCTCGCGCTCGTGTTCCGCGCGCCGGCCGCACGCACGCAACCCGATCGCACGTAA
- the mgrA gene encoding L-glyceraldehyde 3-phosphate reductase: protein MAYEAASERYTDMQYRTCGKSGLKLPALSLGLWHNFGDSTPISTQREILRTAFDLGINHFDLANNYGPPYGSAETNFGRLLKEDFLPYRDELLISTKAGWDMWPGPYGSGGGSRKYVLASLDQSLQRMGLDYVDIFYSHRFDAHTPLEETAGALASAVQQGKALYIGISSYSAAKTREMAELLAQYKVPLLIHQPSYNMLNRWIESDLLGALDDVGAGSIAFTPLAQGLLTSKYLNGVPADARVNKPGGGSLKQDHLSADNLDHVRKLNAIAERRGQSLAQMALAWVLRNGRVTSALIGASRAEQVRENVGALKNLEFSAEELAEIDRYATEGGINLWEKPSTDQAI, encoded by the coding sequence ATGGCCTACGAAGCAGCTTCCGAACGTTATACGGACATGCAATACCGCACCTGCGGCAAATCCGGGCTCAAACTGCCTGCCCTGTCGCTCGGCCTGTGGCACAACTTCGGCGACTCGACGCCGATCTCGACGCAGCGCGAGATCCTGCGCACCGCGTTCGACCTCGGCATCAACCACTTCGATCTCGCGAACAACTACGGACCGCCGTACGGCAGCGCCGAAACCAACTTCGGCCGGCTGCTGAAGGAGGATTTCCTGCCGTATCGCGACGAGCTGCTGATCTCGACGAAAGCCGGCTGGGACATGTGGCCGGGGCCGTACGGCAGCGGCGGCGGGTCTCGCAAGTACGTGCTCGCGAGTCTCGACCAGAGCCTGCAGCGGATGGGGCTCGACTACGTCGACATCTTCTATTCGCACCGCTTCGACGCGCACACGCCGCTCGAGGAAACGGCGGGCGCGCTCGCGTCGGCCGTGCAGCAGGGCAAGGCGCTCTACATCGGCATTTCGTCGTATTCGGCGGCGAAGACGCGCGAGATGGCCGAGTTGCTCGCGCAGTACAAGGTGCCGCTGCTGATCCACCAGCCTTCGTACAACATGCTGAACCGCTGGATCGAGAGCGACCTGCTCGGCGCGCTCGACGACGTCGGCGCGGGCAGCATCGCGTTCACGCCGCTCGCGCAGGGGCTGCTCACGTCGAAGTACCTGAACGGCGTGCCGGCCGATGCGCGCGTGAACAAGCCGGGCGGCGGCTCGCTGAAGCAGGATCACCTGAGCGCGGATAACCTCGATCATGTGCGCAAGCTCAACGCGATCGCCGAGCGGCGCGGCCAGAGCCTCGCGCAGATGGCGCTTGCATGGGTGCTGCGCAATGGCCGCGTGACGTCCGCGCTGATCGGCGCGAGCCGTGCCGAGCAGGTGCGTGAAAACGTCGGCGCGTTGAAGAACCTCGAATTCTCGGCGGAGGAACTCGCGGAGATCGATCGTTACGCGACGGAAGGCGGCATCAATCTGTGGGAAAAGCCGTCCACCGATCAGGCGATCTGA
- a CDS encoding DUF3185 family protein, which produces MSRVISVALLVGGVVLLYFGGQSFHSINDNMSRLFTGSPATKTILLIVGGAVASFVGLIGLAMPGGKR; this is translated from the coding sequence ATGTCCCGCGTCATCTCGGTTGCGCTGCTCGTCGGCGGCGTCGTGCTGCTGTATTTCGGCGGCCAGTCGTTCCATTCGATCAACGACAACATGTCGCGCCTCTTCACCGGCTCCCCCGCCACGAAGACGATCCTGCTGATCGTGGGCGGCGCCGTCGCTTCGTTCGTCGGCCTGATCGGCCTCGCGATGCCGGGCGGCAAGCGCTGA
- a CDS encoding phytanoyl-CoA dioxygenase family protein, producing MSSPLQSESIRAQVAELRERGFVVARGLVGEQQCAALKRIAERQLQEAAEPIEFEADLRYPGAPESKHAPGGHTVRRLLDAYSRDPAFAERAVAPEIGAWMREYFGEEPVLSRAHHNCMMTKHPAYGSLTGWHRDFRYWAFERSDMVSVWLALGPETNENGALWLVPGSHTAEFGPEAFDDAKFFRSDLPENRKMIDAATCPSLRAGDVVFFHSNTLHSAGQNRSDQVKFSLVYTYHGASNRPVPGTRSAAKPEVQF from the coding sequence ATGTCGTCTCCATTGCAGTCGGAATCGATCCGCGCGCAAGTCGCGGAATTGCGCGAACGCGGATTCGTCGTCGCGCGTGGCCTCGTCGGCGAGCAGCAGTGCGCGGCGCTTAAACGGATCGCAGAGCGGCAGTTGCAGGAGGCTGCCGAGCCGATCGAATTCGAGGCGGACCTGCGCTACCCGGGCGCACCCGAGTCGAAGCATGCGCCAGGCGGGCACACGGTGCGGCGGCTGCTCGATGCGTACTCGCGCGATCCGGCATTCGCCGAGCGCGCGGTCGCACCCGAAATCGGCGCGTGGATGCGCGAGTATTTCGGCGAAGAGCCCGTGCTGTCGCGCGCACATCACAACTGCATGATGACCAAGCACCCCGCGTACGGCAGCCTGACGGGCTGGCATCGCGACTTCCGCTACTGGGCGTTCGAGCGTTCGGACATGGTGTCGGTATGGCTCGCGCTGGGGCCGGAAACGAACGAGAACGGCGCGTTGTGGCTCGTGCCGGGTTCGCATACGGCCGAATTCGGGCCTGAAGCGTTCGACGATGCGAAGTTCTTCCGCAGCGACCTGCCGGAGAACCGGAAGATGATCGATGCGGCTACGTGCCCGTCGCTCCGGGCGGGCGACGTCGTGTTCTTCCACAGCAACACGCTGCATTCGGCCGGGCAGAACCGTTCCGACCAGGTAAAGTTCTCGCTGGTGTATACGTATCACGGCGCGAGCAACCGGCCGGTGCCCGGCACGCGCTCGGCGGCGAAGCCGGAAGTGCAGTTCTAG
- the metK gene encoding methionine adenosyltransferase: protein MANDYLFTSESVSEGHPDKVADQISDAILDAILEQDKYSRVAAETLCNTGLVVLAGEITTTANIDYIQIARDTIKRIGYDNTDYGIDYKGCAVLVAYDKQSPDIAQGVDRAHDDNLDQGAGDQGLMFGYACDETPELMPLPIYLSHRLVERQASLRRDGRLQWLRPDAKSQVTVRYVDGKPDSIDTVVLSTQHAPDIELPALREAVIEEIIKPTLPADLIKGDIKFLVNPTGRFVIGGPQGDCGLTGRKIIVDTYGGAAPHGGGAFSGKDPSKVDRSAAYAGRYVAKNIVAAGLASRALIQVSYAIGVAEPTSVMVNTFGTGRVSDAVITKLVREHFDLRPKGIIKMLDLLRPIYEKTAAYGHFGREEPEFSWEATDKALALAEAAGVEPTARVA from the coding sequence GTGGCAAACGATTATCTCTTCACGTCCGAATCCGTCTCCGAAGGCCATCCGGACAAAGTCGCGGACCAAATCTCGGACGCGATTCTCGACGCCATCCTCGAGCAGGACAAATATTCGCGCGTTGCGGCGGAAACGCTGTGCAACACGGGTCTCGTCGTGCTGGCCGGTGAAATCACCACCACGGCCAACATCGATTACATCCAGATCGCGCGCGACACGATCAAGCGCATCGGCTACGACAACACCGACTACGGCATCGACTACAAGGGTTGCGCGGTGCTCGTCGCGTACGACAAGCAGTCGCCGGACATCGCCCAGGGCGTCGATCGTGCACACGACGACAACCTCGACCAGGGCGCGGGCGACCAAGGCCTGATGTTCGGTTATGCGTGCGACGAAACACCGGAACTGATGCCGCTGCCGATCTACCTGTCGCACCGTCTCGTCGAGCGCCAGGCCAGCCTGCGCCGCGACGGCCGCCTGCAGTGGCTGCGCCCGGACGCGAAGTCGCAGGTGACGGTCCGCTACGTCGACGGCAAGCCCGATTCGATCGACACCGTCGTGCTGTCGACGCAGCACGCACCGGACATCGAGCTGCCCGCGCTGCGCGAAGCCGTGATCGAGGAAATCATCAAGCCGACGCTGCCGGCCGACCTGATCAAGGGCGACATCAAGTTCCTCGTGAACCCGACCGGCCGGTTCGTGATCGGCGGCCCGCAGGGCGACTGCGGCCTGACGGGCCGCAAGATCATCGTCGATACGTACGGCGGTGCCGCACCGCACGGCGGCGGCGCGTTCTCGGGCAAGGATCCGTCGAAGGTCGACCGTTCGGCTGCGTATGCAGGCCGCTACGTCGCGAAGAACATCGTCGCCGCCGGCCTCGCGTCGCGCGCGCTGATCCAGGTGTCGTACGCGATCGGCGTTGCCGAGCCGACCTCGGTGATGGTCAACACGTTCGGCACGGGCCGCGTGTCGGATGCGGTGATCACGAAGCTCGTGCGCGAGCACTTCGACCTGCGTCCGAAGGGCATCATCAAGATGCTCGACCTGCTGCGCCCGATCTACGAGAAGACCGCTGCTTACGGCCACTTCGGCCGCGAAGAGCCGGAATTCTCGTGGGAAGCGACCGACAAGGCGCTCGCACTGGCCGAAGCGGCCGGCGTGGAGCCGACGGCACGCGTCGCGTAA
- the lpxL gene encoding lauroyl acyltransferase LpxL, with translation MLGRLGTHLAIGFLKLLALLPYGLTARLGDGLGWLLYQIPSRRKRIVHTNLKLCFPDWSDERREEVAGLHFRHAIRSYVERSVQWFGSAKKLEKLIQVDSAVDLTDPDLPPTLFLGLHFVGIEAGSIWLNRSLQRRCGSLYQPFSNAVLEEEAKKARGRFDAEMVGRADSARVVLRWLRDRKPVMLGADMDYGLRNSTFVPFFGVPACTLTAVGRLAKTGRAQVVPFIGEVLPNYKGYRLKVFKPWDRYPTGDDDLDARRMNEFLEEQIPLMPEQYYWVHKRFKTRPPGEPGLY, from the coding sequence ATGCTAGGCCGCCTCGGCACGCATCTCGCCATCGGCTTCCTGAAGCTGCTCGCCCTGTTGCCGTACGGCCTGACCGCGCGGCTCGGCGACGGTCTCGGCTGGCTGCTGTACCAGATCCCCAGCCGGCGAAAACGCATCGTACACACCAACCTGAAACTCTGCTTCCCGGACTGGAGCGACGAACGGCGCGAGGAAGTGGCCGGCCTGCATTTCCGCCATGCGATCCGCAGCTACGTCGAGCGCAGCGTGCAATGGTTCGGCTCCGCGAAGAAGCTCGAGAAGCTGATCCAGGTCGACAGCGCGGTCGACCTCACCGATCCCGACCTGCCGCCGACGCTGTTCCTCGGCCTGCACTTCGTCGGCATCGAAGCCGGTTCGATCTGGCTCAACCGGTCGCTGCAGCGCCGCTGCGGATCGCTTTACCAGCCGTTCTCGAACGCGGTGCTCGAGGAAGAAGCGAAGAAGGCGCGCGGGCGCTTCGACGCCGAGATGGTCGGCCGCGCGGACAGCGCGCGCGTCGTGCTGCGCTGGCTGCGCGACCGCAAGCCCGTGATGCTCGGCGCCGACATGGACTACGGGCTGCGCAACTCGACGTTCGTTCCGTTCTTCGGCGTGCCGGCCTGCACGCTGACGGCCGTCGGCCGGCTCGCGAAGACGGGCCGCGCGCAGGTCGTGCCGTTCATCGGCGAGGTGCTGCCGAACTACAAGGGCTACCGGCTGAAGGTATTCAAGCCGTGGGATCGGTACCCGACCGGCGACGACGATCTCGACGCGCGGCGGATGAACGAATTCCTCGAGGAACAGATCCCGCTGATGCCCGAGCAGTACTACTGGGTCCACAAGCGCTTCAAGACGCGCCCGCCCGGCGAGCCGGGCCTGTACTGA
- a CDS encoding HigA family addiction module antitoxin codes for MTRIFNPPHPGEALRDDVLPALGLTVTEAAAQLGVTRAALSRILHGHAGISPEMALRLEAWLGEDSGGRADLWLAQQAAFDLWQARAKGAPKVARAQARA; via the coding sequence ATGACACGCATCTTCAATCCGCCCCATCCGGGCGAAGCGCTGCGCGATGACGTGCTGCCGGCGCTCGGCCTGACCGTCACCGAGGCCGCTGCGCAACTCGGCGTGACGCGCGCGGCGCTGTCGCGGATCCTGCACGGCCATGCCGGTATCTCGCCGGAAATGGCGCTGCGTCTCGAAGCGTGGCTGGGCGAGGACAGCGGCGGCCGTGCGGATCTATGGCTCGCACAGCAGGCTGCGTTCGATCTCTGGCAGGCGCGCGCGAAAGGCGCGCCGAAGGTGGCGAGAGCGCAGGCGCGCGCATGA
- a CDS encoding type II toxin-antitoxin system RelE/ParE family toxin, whose protein sequence is MIKSWQHKGLEAFFMNGSKAGILPDHAPRLRRQLARLDVASRPFDMNVPGWRFHGLAGGLDGYYAVSVSGNWRLTFRFDGSDVVLVNYQDYH, encoded by the coding sequence ATGATCAAGTCATGGCAGCACAAGGGGCTGGAAGCGTTTTTCATGAACGGGAGCAAGGCGGGCATCCTGCCGGACCATGCTCCAAGACTGCGGCGCCAGCTTGCCCGTCTCGACGTGGCGAGCCGGCCGTTCGACATGAACGTGCCGGGCTGGCGCTTCCATGGCCTTGCCGGCGGGCTGGACGGTTACTACGCGGTGAGCGTGAGCGGTAACTGGCGCCTGACGTTCCGGTTCGACGGCTCCGATGTCGTCCTGGTCAATTACCAGGATTACCACTGA
- the dapF gene encoding diaminopimelate epimerase codes for MKLSFTKMHGAGNDFVVLDGYSRALPPLTEAQVRALANRHFGIGADQLLLVEKPTVEGADFKYRIFNCDGGEVEHCGNGARCFVKFVSDRGLTDQRSVRVQVMKGLITLTLQDNGEVVVDMGAPVFAPAQVPFDASGLDGRTEGRDTLWPLDVGGATRWISTVSMGNPHAVQVVDDAEAYPVLEEGPLIERHARFPQRVNAGFMQIVSRNEVKLRVYERGAGETLACGTGACAAVAAGIRRGLLDSPVTVHTHGGTLTIGWDGARDETAALMMAGPATTVFEGEIDLNA; via the coding sequence GTGAAACTCTCGTTCACCAAGATGCACGGCGCGGGCAACGACTTCGTCGTGCTCGACGGCTATTCGCGCGCGTTGCCGCCGCTCACCGAAGCGCAGGTGCGTGCGCTCGCCAACCGGCACTTCGGCATCGGCGCCGATCAGTTGCTGCTCGTCGAAAAACCGACCGTCGAAGGCGCGGATTTCAAGTACCGGATCTTCAACTGCGACGGCGGCGAGGTCGAACACTGCGGCAACGGCGCGCGCTGCTTCGTGAAATTCGTCAGCGACCGCGGCCTGACCGACCAGCGCAGCGTGCGCGTGCAGGTCATGAAGGGCCTGATCACGCTGACGCTGCAGGACAACGGCGAAGTCGTCGTCGACATGGGTGCGCCCGTGTTCGCGCCGGCACAGGTGCCGTTCGATGCGTCGGGCCTCGACGGCCGCACCGAAGGCCGCGACACGCTGTGGCCGCTCGACGTCGGCGGCGCGACGCGCTGGATCTCGACGGTGTCGATGGGCAATCCGCATGCGGTGCAGGTCGTCGACGATGCCGAAGCGTATCCCGTGCTGGAAGAAGGCCCGCTGATCGAGCGCCACGCACGCTTCCCGCAGCGCGTGAACGCCGGCTTCATGCAGATCGTGTCGCGCAATGAAGTGAAGCTGCGCGTGTACGAACGCGGCGCGGGCGAGACGCTCGCGTGCGGCACGGGTGCGTGCGCGGCGGTCGCGGCCGGCATCCGGCGCGGCCTGCTCGATTCGCCGGTGACCGTGCACACGCACGGCGGCACGCTGACGATCGGCTGGGACGGCGCGCGCGACGAAACCGCCGCGCTGATGATGGCCGGGCCCGCCACGACCGTGTTCGAAGGCGAGATCGACCTGAACGCCTGA
- a CDS encoding DUF484 family protein, with the protein MNDREVADYLLANPEFFAQHAELLATIRLANPHGKAAISLQERQMEMLRDKNKHLERRLAELVRYGHENDSLSAKFSRWTARVIAERDPYALPRTIADGIADVFDVPQTALRVWDVADTYAQADFARQVGEEVRLFTNGLSTPYCGANTGFEAAQWLAPAVAASAANAAEGAEAAPAGDGSAASVALLALRAPLAGTDAPAFGLLVLGSPDPRRFHDGMATDFLAQIATLASAALTRLLPH; encoded by the coding sequence ATGAACGATCGCGAAGTCGCCGACTACCTGCTCGCCAATCCCGAATTCTTCGCGCAGCACGCCGAACTGCTCGCGACGATCCGTCTCGCGAACCCGCACGGCAAGGCCGCGATCTCGCTGCAGGAGCGGCAGATGGAGATGCTGCGCGACAAGAACAAGCATCTCGAGCGCCGCCTAGCCGAGCTCGTGCGGTACGGCCACGAGAACGACAGCCTGTCCGCGAAGTTCAGCCGCTGGACCGCGCGCGTGATCGCGGAACGCGATCCGTACGCGCTGCCGCGCACGATCGCCGACGGCATCGCCGACGTGTTCGACGTGCCGCAAACCGCACTGCGCGTATGGGACGTCGCCGACACCTACGCGCAGGCCGACTTCGCGCGCCAGGTCGGCGAGGAAGTGCGCCTGTTCACGAACGGCCTGTCGACGCCGTACTGCGGCGCGAACACGGGCTTCGAGGCCGCGCAGTGGCTCGCGCCCGCGGTAGCCGCCTCGGCCGCGAATGCGGCGGAAGGCGCCGAAGCCGCGCCGGCCGGCGACGGCTCGGCCGCATCGGTCGCGCTGCTCGCGCTGCGCGCGCCGCTCGCCGGCACCGACGCGCCCGCGTTCGGCCTGCTGGTGCTCGGCTCGCCCGACCCGCGCCGCTTCCACGACGGGATGGCCACCGACTTCCTCGCGCAGATCGCGACGCTCGCGAGCGCGGCGCTCACGCGCCTGCTGCCGCACTAA
- the xerC gene encoding tyrosine recombinase XerC produces the protein MTDDPVAAYLSNLKHIRQLSEHTLRAYTHELDELKKLAAGRPLDTLTAVDMRGAVARAHAGGLSARSISHRLSAWRAFYRWLAQRIEMPANPVAAVRAPKRPKTLPKALSVDDASALMDAPLSGTTESIRDHAILELFYSSGLRLAELIGLDVMYTQADGYRSAGWLDLAEAEVTVRGKGNKERKVPVGRKAIDALNAWLAVRGEFVKHDPHPLFVSVRGNRMSPGVVRERVKRAALAAGIPANVHPHVLRHSFATHVLQSSGDLRAVQELLGHASVAATQVYTSLDFQHLAKIYDSAHPRAKKRD, from the coding sequence ATGACAGACGATCCGGTCGCCGCCTACCTGTCGAACCTGAAGCACATCAGGCAGCTGTCGGAACATACGCTGCGCGCGTACACGCACGAACTCGACGAACTGAAGAAGCTCGCGGCCGGCCGCCCGCTCGACACGCTGACGGCCGTCGACATGCGCGGCGCGGTCGCGCGCGCGCACGCGGGCGGGCTGTCCGCGCGGTCGATCTCGCACCGCCTGTCGGCATGGCGCGCGTTCTACCGCTGGCTCGCGCAGCGCATCGAGATGCCCGCGAACCCGGTTGCCGCGGTGCGCGCGCCGAAGCGGCCGAAAACGCTGCCGAAGGCGCTGTCGGTCGACGACGCGTCGGCACTGATGGACGCGCCGCTCTCCGGCACGACCGAGAGCATCCGCGATCACGCGATCCTCGAGCTGTTCTATTCGTCGGGGCTGCGCCTGGCCGAGCTGATCGGGCTCGACGTCATGTACACGCAGGCCGACGGCTACCGCTCGGCCGGCTGGCTCGATCTCGCCGAAGCCGAAGTCACCGTGCGCGGCAAGGGCAACAAGGAGCGCAAGGTGCCGGTCGGCCGCAAGGCGATCGATGCGCTGAATGCGTGGCTCGCGGTGCGCGGCGAATTCGTGAAGCACGACCCGCATCCGCTGTTCGTGTCCGTGCGCGGCAACCGGATGTCGCCCGGGGTCGTGCGCGAGCGCGTGAAGCGCGCGGCGCTCGCTGCGGGCATTCCCGCCAACGTCCACCCGCACGTGCTGCGCCACTCGTTCGCGACCCACGTGCTGCAGTCGAGCGGCGACCTGCGCGCGGTGCAGGAACTGCTCGGCCACGCGAGCGTCGCCGCGACGCAGGTCTATACGTCGCTCGACTTCCAGCATCTCGCGAAGATTTACGACAGCGCGCATCCGCGCGCGAAGAAGCGCGACTGA